The proteins below are encoded in one region of Pirellulales bacterium:
- a CDS encoding PP2C family serine/threonine-protein phosphatase, producing the protein MASDARSSDSSAATTGPLMSAPTHNLRDAIEYAAASDVGLRRANNQDSFVAVVSPDEHEWLRRGHLFMVADGMGAHAAGELASKMATDFVSLTYYKAPDESPVDALRFAFQDANERVFSRGQSNPDFRGMGTTSSALLILPEGALVAHVGDSRVYRFRANRLDQLTFDHSLVWEMQASGQMRDADIQLNVPKNIITRSLGPYAEVQVDLEGPFPIQVGDSFLLCSDGLSGQVDDEEIGCILGNLPPSEAIQALIDLANLRGGPDNVTVIGVRIAGPLTVGDAAAVAAPVRSRSAVGQKTVHPFSWITLGVLVLTALAMAFVGNLLLAATVGAAAIIAGIFIAVQHFSISATARLDGKQLGKGPYRTTNCAASASIVERLAKVVKQLHDAAAEEDWQIDWDRFKGYEAKAMAANQRQNYSETVRQHCHAITFMMDQLRHQSRHQHDTGDYPTNG; encoded by the coding sequence ATGGCGAGCGATGCTCGCAGCAGTGACAGCAGCGCCGCCACGACCGGACCTTTGATGTCTGCCCCCACGCACAATCTACGAGACGCCATCGAATACGCCGCAGCTAGCGACGTCGGATTGCGTCGCGCGAACAATCAAGATTCGTTCGTGGCCGTCGTCTCTCCCGACGAGCACGAATGGTTGCGTCGCGGGCATTTGTTCATGGTGGCCGATGGCATGGGTGCCCACGCGGCTGGCGAACTGGCCAGCAAGATGGCCACCGATTTCGTCTCGCTGACGTATTACAAGGCACCCGACGAGTCGCCCGTCGATGCCCTCCGCTTTGCCTTTCAAGATGCCAACGAGCGGGTCTTCTCGCGCGGACAGAGCAATCCAGATTTCCGCGGCATGGGCACCACCAGCAGCGCGCTGTTGATCCTGCCCGAAGGAGCGCTCGTGGCGCACGTGGGGGACAGTCGCGTCTATCGCTTCCGAGCGAACCGGCTGGATCAACTTACCTTCGACCACAGCCTGGTGTGGGAGATGCAAGCCAGCGGACAGATGCGCGACGCCGACATTCAGCTGAACGTGCCGAAGAACATCATCACCCGCTCGCTCGGTCCGTATGCCGAGGTACAGGTCGACCTGGAAGGCCCGTTCCCGATCCAAGTAGGCGACTCGTTTCTGCTGTGCAGTGACGGGCTATCAGGCCAGGTCGACGACGAAGAGATCGGCTGCATCCTGGGGAACTTGCCCCCCAGCGAAGCCATTCAGGCATTGATAGACCTGGCCAACCTGCGCGGCGGCCCTGACAACGTTACCGTAATCGGCGTGCGCATCGCTGGCCCGTTGACTGTCGGCGATGCCGCGGCAGTTGCAGCGCCAGTGCGCAGCCGCAGCGCGGTCGGGCAGAAGACCGTGCATCCGTTTTCCTGGATCACGCTGGGGGTGTTGGTATTAACTGCGCTGGCGATGGCGTTTGTCGGGAATCTGTTGTTGGCTGCCACGGTGGGGGCAGCGGCGATCATCGCCGGGATATTTATCGCTGTGCAGCATTTCTCGATCAGCGCCACGGCACGGCTCGACGGCAAGCAGTTGGGAAAGGGACCCTATCGCACGACCAACTGCGCCGCCAGCGCCAGCATTGTCGAGCGCCTGGCTAAGGTCGTGAAGCAACTGCACGATGCGGCCGCGGAAGAAGACTGGCAGATCGATTGGGATCGCTTCAAGGGGTACGAAGCCAAGGCCATGGCCGCCAACCAACGACAGAATTACAGCGAAACCGTGCGGCAGCACTGTCACGCCATCACTTTCATGATGGATCAGCTCCGGCATCAATCGCGGCACCAGCACGACACCGGCGATTATCCCACCAACGGCTGA
- a CDS encoding PQQ-binding-like beta-propeller repeat protein, producing MYSVRTGLLLLSLVLIGGPPRAEAAEPVKQQATKKRSAEKTSTAVVPDLGTRKQGEDWPAFLGPTGDSKSRETGIIASWPREGPRIVWQQRVGAGYGMPTISRGRLFQFARFGLQARLECLQSETGAPLWKFEYATDYEDMYGYDNGPRCSPLVDDDRVYIFGAEGMLHCLTAVDGKLLWKVDTKEKFGVVQNFFGVGSTPVVFAELLICQVGGSSEESRDVAPGQLDRVRGKDSGVVAFDKRTGAVKYQISDELASYAGPVLATINDRPWCFVFARGGLLAFNPTNGHIDFHFPWRAPVLESVNASNPVVVGDRVLISETYGPGSALLRVEPGKYEVLWSDKDRRRDKHLQTHWNTPVYHEGYVYASSGRHSAEAQLRCVELETGKIMWSQPGLSRSSLLYVDGHFVVLTEGGDLLLIKATPEKFEPVSMAALEAPPNAVDAPGVGPRKLLTYPAWAAPILSHGLLYVRGHDRLVCLELIPAH from the coding sequence ATGTACTCGGTTCGCACGGGCCTGCTGTTGTTGTCGCTAGTTTTGATAGGCGGGCCGCCGCGCGCCGAGGCCGCGGAACCTGTAAAACAGCAAGCAACCAAAAAACGCTCAGCGGAGAAAACCAGTACCGCGGTCGTGCCGGACCTGGGCACGCGCAAGCAGGGAGAGGACTGGCCGGCATTCCTGGGTCCCACCGGCGATAGCAAATCGCGCGAGACGGGGATCATCGCGAGCTGGCCGCGCGAGGGTCCGCGGATTGTTTGGCAACAACGCGTCGGCGCCGGTTACGGCATGCCGACGATCAGTCGCGGGCGGCTTTTTCAATTCGCCCGCTTCGGCCTGCAGGCGCGTCTCGAGTGTCTACAGAGCGAGACGGGCGCGCCCCTGTGGAAGTTCGAGTATGCGACAGACTATGAAGATATGTACGGATACGACAACGGTCCACGTTGCTCGCCCCTTGTGGACGACGATCGCGTGTATATTTTCGGCGCTGAAGGCATGTTGCACTGCCTCACCGCAGTCGACGGGAAGTTATTGTGGAAGGTCGATACCAAGGAAAAGTTCGGTGTCGTGCAGAACTTCTTCGGTGTCGGGAGCACGCCCGTTGTCTTTGCCGAGCTGTTAATCTGTCAGGTCGGCGGCAGCAGCGAGGAGAGTCGCGACGTTGCGCCGGGCCAGTTGGATCGCGTGCGTGGTAAAGATAGCGGCGTGGTGGCCTTCGACAAGCGCACGGGCGCCGTCAAGTATCAGATCAGCGACGAGCTGGCCAGCTATGCCGGTCCGGTATTGGCGACAATCAACGATCGACCGTGGTGCTTTGTGTTTGCCCGCGGCGGGCTACTGGCCTTCAATCCGACCAATGGGCACATCGACTTCCACTTTCCTTGGCGGGCGCCGGTCCTAGAAAGCGTCAACGCCAGCAATCCCGTGGTTGTCGGTGATCGCGTATTGATTTCGGAAACGTACGGGCCAGGAAGCGCCTTGTTGCGCGTCGAGCCGGGCAAGTACGAAGTGCTGTGGAGCGACAAGGATCGTCGCCGCGACAAGCATTTGCAAACCCACTGGAACACGCCTGTCTACCACGAGGGATACGTCTATGCCTCGAGCGGCCGGCATTCGGCCGAAGCCCAGCTACGGTGCGTGGAACTGGAGACAGGCAAAATCATGTGGAGTCAGCCCGGCCTGAGTCGGTCGAGCTTGCTGTACGTGGACGGTCATTTCGTGGTGCTGACTGAAGGGGGCGATTTGTTGCTGATCAAGGCCACGCCCGAAAAGTTCGAGCCGGTGTCGATGGCCGCGCTCGAAGCCCCGCCCAACGCGGTCGATGCGCCGGGCGTGGGCCCGCGCAAGCTGCTGACCTATCCGGCTTGGGCGGCGCCGATTCTTTCGCACGGGTTGTTGTATGTGCGCGGTCACGACCGGCTGGTGTGCCTGGAACTGATTCCTGCGCACTGA
- the arfB gene encoding alternative ribosome rescue aminoacyl-tRNA hydrolase ArfB, translating into MLVVNSRIRIPPEELEFSYARSSGPGGQNVNKVSSKAQLRWAVTRSPSLPADVRERFVTRYASRLTGDGDLLITSQRSREQSRNAADCLEKLRAMVLEVATPPTRRKRTRPTRASRERRLETKREDSSKKQGRRRPVRDD; encoded by the coding sequence ATGTTAGTCGTGAACTCACGTATTCGAATCCCGCCTGAGGAACTCGAATTCTCGTACGCGCGCAGCTCGGGCCCAGGTGGCCAGAACGTAAACAAGGTCAGCTCGAAGGCCCAGCTGCGGTGGGCCGTGACGCGCAGCCCGAGCCTGCCTGCCGACGTGCGCGAGCGGTTCGTCACGCGCTACGCCAGCCGGCTGACGGGTGACGGAGACCTGTTGATCACTAGCCAGCGCTCGCGCGAGCAGTCGCGCAACGCGGCCGACTGCCTGGAAAAGCTGCGGGCGATGGTGCTCGAGGTCGCCACGCCCCCGACACGGCGCAAGCGGACGCGTCCGACCCGCGCCTCGCGCGAGCGCCGTCTAGAGACCAAGCGCGAGGATTCCAGCAAGAAGCAAGGACGGCGCCGCCCCGTGCGAGACGATTGA
- a CDS encoding sigma-70 family RNA polymerase sigma factor encodes MALSEIDRKLLDRCLNRKPRAWEDFVDRFMGLVIHVINHSSQARSIRLSPEDREDLCAEVCMTLIRDDFAVLRRFRGQSSLATYLTVIARRIVVKHLLASKSAAMLAVAPPAGFPADDRDHEDRVVDRDEVERLLEDLEGNEAQVVRLYHIEGKSYREISTAMGMPENSVGPTLSRAREKLRRDSAGPTTH; translated from the coding sequence GTGGCACTCTCTGAAATCGACCGCAAACTGCTCGACCGTTGTCTCAACCGCAAGCCGCGCGCGTGGGAAGACTTCGTCGATCGCTTTATGGGGTTGGTGATCCACGTCATCAATCATTCATCGCAAGCGCGTTCCATCCGGCTCTCGCCCGAAGATCGCGAAGATCTGTGCGCCGAAGTGTGCATGACCCTGATCCGCGACGACTTCGCCGTGCTGCGCCGCTTTCGCGGTCAGAGTAGTCTGGCTACTTATCTGACCGTCATCGCGCGGCGGATTGTCGTCAAGCATTTACTGGCCAGCAAGTCGGCGGCCATGCTGGCCGTCGCGCCACCTGCGGGATTTCCGGCCGATGATCGCGACCACGAAGATCGTGTCGTCGATCGCGACGAGGTCGAGCGCTTGCTGGAAGACCTCGAAGGGAACGAGGCGCAGGTCGTACGGCTGTATCACATCGAAGGTAAGAGCTACCGCGAGATCAGCACGGCCATGGGCATGCCCGAGAACAGCGTCGGCCCGACGCTTAGCCGCGCCCGCGAGAAGCTGCGCCGCGACAGTGCCGGCCCGACAACGCACTGA
- a CDS encoding ferredoxin family protein, giving the protein MTHVVAEPCFGCKYTDCVVVCPVECFYEGEQMLYIHPDECIDCEACVPECPVEAIFHEDNLPEEWKDFTALNAEMATQCPVITEKKDPLPGAE; this is encoded by the coding sequence ATGACTCACGTTGTTGCCGAGCCATGTTTTGGCTGCAAGTACACGGATTGCGTCGTAGTTTGCCCTGTAGAGTGCTTCTACGAAGGCGAACAGATGTTGTATATCCACCCGGATGAATGTATCGACTGCGAGGCCTGCGTTCCCGAGTGTCCTGTGGAAGCGATCTTCCATGAAGACAATTTGCCGGAAGAGTGGAAGGACTTCACCGCGCTGAATGCCGAAATGGCAACGCAGTGCCCGGTGATCACCGAAAAGAAAGACCCGTTGCCCGGCGCAGAGTAA